TGGTGTGATCTACAGCTATCGTTACATAATCAAGCCGCTGAAGATACCCGTCGATGAGAGGCTCTTCTGGGCGGTAACCCCGATGGTGGTCTTTGGAGCAACGGTTAGGGCGCTTGTGGACGGCGGAGTCCTGCCGAAGAACCCCTTGATTCTCACCCCAGGTGTGTTCTTTACGGCCTTCTTCCTCATCGTGCCCGCGATAGCACTGGACGCCAAACTCAAGAGCTATCCCAAGGTAACGATAGCATGGGGCACGATCCTTGCCCTATGGGCAAACTACCTCCTCGTAACCCACGCAAAGAACTGGGAACCCTACGAGCTGACACTGGTTCACACGGCCGTTAGCTGGGCCGTGATTCTGGCGTTCTACAGGTGGAGGCCCTTCGATAAGCTCTACCTCTACGCCGTCCTGGCCCACTTCTACGACATGGGCTCGACGGTCGTGGCCATACAATTCTACGGCTACCGCGAGGTTCACTGGCTGGAGAACATACTCGTCAACCACTTCGGGGCCTACTTCTACTACCCCTGGATAACCATCATACTGGTGGTTGTCTACTACGGCCTGAAATACCTGGTGCCGGAAGAGGAGGAGAGGCGCTTCTGGTACCTCGCGATATACATCCTCGGCCTCGGCCCGGCGATAAGGGACCCGGCGCAGCTCGTACTGCAAATTCCGGGCTGATGCTCAACCTCACACGTCCCTTCGCTTTTCCCAGTTTTTTCGCCCCTTTCCTTTCCAGTTCTGCAGACTCTGACCCCTCTGATTCCTCAGATCCTGATGTCCCGGATGGTTCCTTCTTTCTCCACCTTCCCTTCGTATCGTCCTGCCCTCCTCAATCTCCCTCTTCAGGATCTTCGCCTCTTCCTCAGCATCCCTAACGCGGAAGACCCTCGCTATTCTCTCTATTGCCTCAAGCTTCCTTACTATACCATCGAGCCACGTGAAGACGTCGCCGGGATAGACTATCAGCCCGTAGACCTTCCTGAAGTGCTCGGCTATTTGAGTGGGATGTTTCCCGCTCCTCCTCAGCTCGATTATCATGTTGCTTACCCGCTCCATCGCGTAGTCGGTGCAGTCATCCTCTGGGCACATGAAGAACTCCTGGTAGAGCGTGAAGAGTCTCTCGGCGGCGTTTGGACTCAGCTCCGGAATCACCTTGTCGAGCTCGTCCAGGATGGAGGCGAAGCTCGGGGAGAAGACGTTGGCGCTGAGGCGGCCCCTAACTGCGCTCTCAAGCTCCCTCTGGAGGACGCTGCTCAGGTAGAGGTTCTCGAAGGGGAGCAGTTTTACCGCTATCCACTGGGCCGGTTTCTCGCCAAGGTTCTCGCGGATGAATGTGGCTTCCTTCGGCAGCAAAAAGCTCATGCTCACGGCCCTTCCGTAGTGGGTGACCTCAACGAGAGAACCATTAAGCCGGACGAAGTCGAACTCCTCCAGCTTCTCCAGGACCTTCTCCGCGCTCTGGTTCGCCCCGAGGCACCTTGACTGGACTTCTTCAATGACGTCGAGCCTGTTGAAGACGCACGAGTGGGCCAGAACGTTGTCCTGCTCGAGCTCGTCGCTCCATTCGACTACGACAGGCTCTATCGGTGCAGTCAAGAGCTTGAAGGCAACTTCATCTTCACTGCCTTCCATCTGGGCCGAGTACTTTCTCCCTGGCTCGACTATGAGGTAGACCCTCCCCTTCTCGTGGTAGAGCGGCCTCCCAGCACGGCCGAGCATCTGGTGGAACTCCCTCACGCTTAGCCACTTGTTGCCCATCGCGAGGCTCTCAAAGATCACCTGGGAAGCCGGAAAGTCCACTCCAGCCCCGAGGGCCGCGGTGGTAACAACAACGTCGAGCATCTGAGCCAGAAACTCCATCTCGGTGAGCTTTCTCTGCTTGTAAGGCAGGCCGGAGTGATAGGGCTTCGCCCTCAGTCC
The sequence above is drawn from the Thermococcus pacificus genome and encodes:
- a CDS encoding DUF63 family protein, whose protein sequence is MLESVWHEIWWFFHTYFWEPMFTRSGYNPVNTFVYAFLLGLGVIYSYRYIIKPLKIPVDERLFWAVTPMVVFGATVRALVDGGVLPKNPLILTPGVFFTAFFLIVPAIALDAKLKSYPKVTIAWGTILALWANYLLVTHAKNWEPYELTLVHTAVSWAVILAFYRWRPFDKLYLYAVLAHFYDMGSTVVAIQFYGYREVHWLENILVNHFGAYFYYPWITIILVVVYYGLKYLVPEEEERRFWYLAIYILGLGPAIRDPAQLVLQIPG